Sequence from the Candidatus Izemoplasma sp. genome:
TGAAACACCTAAAATAACTGGTGATTTCGCTTCCTGAGCAGCTGTTAATATTGCTTTTGTCCATTCTAAATTATTAATATTAAACTGGCCAACTGCATAGCCTTCTTTACGTGCTGTTTCTAACATATCTTTTGCAGATACAAGTCGCATAATTCGTTCCTCCTAATATTTTATCTTCGACTAAATTATACCTTATCTACTTAATAATGTAAACTAAGACGGTATTTAAAAGCCACTAATTTTCTTTAAGCACTCTATGTTTATTGTATTTAGAGACCATTGCCCAAAGGCGCAGTATTAGATACCCCAAAAAAATAACAATATAGTAAATCTGTCTATTGTTTTGTATGAGAATGAGATGAAGTCCAAGAAGGCCATAGAATAAATAAGATAATTGGTGCAGTCGTTTCCACTGAACATAGGTCATTTTACGCCTAACAAAATGAAATGATGTGATAAAAAGGGGCACAATAATTACCATCGCTATAAGTCCAAAAATCGGTGATAAGCTGATATTTAATATGCCTATATCGTCAAGAATATACTCGAGGTAGATGAGTGCATGTGGCAGTATAGATAGTGTTCCTAATACGGCGTACTCAGCTCTTACTTGGCGTAATTTCTTGGTAATATATCCTTTTTCTAAGACGCCTGTATACATCACAATGATAAAAAACGATATCCCTGTATACCCAAGTGTCAACACATTCACTTCACTATCAATTAAGATCAAAATAAGCACAGCGGCAATAGAATAAATAATGTAGCGATACCGATGAATTTGTTTAGAAAACAAAGTAGCCAACAATACAAAAACTGTTATATGAAATATAATAAGACTCATTAATCATCATCCTCTTCTTCATCGTCTTCATCATCTGTTGCCCCGGCATAATCATCAATTGTTACATAATATGTGTCATTCGTAGCGCCTGCTAATGTATCTATCGTATCATTAATCGGCTCGTTAGATAATGCCATGATACCCAAAGTTATAAAAAGCAATAACACAATTAGTTTTCTCATTTTAAACCCTTCTTTCATGTTATCTCTATTATATACTATTTTTCGTATGGATACAAAAAAAAAGACTGTTTCAACAGTCTCTTTACGTATTTATTTACCTGATATTTGTAGTGATTTAATTTTAATTGATGGACTTCCGATAAATGAGAAATTCATCTTAGTATCATTACAGACTTGCGTGACATCATTTAGTAAGTCTAGGTAATTCCCCGCAACTGTGATAAGTGCGACAGGTCTGGTTTTTTTACCATTTTCAATTAAATAGCCTGATGCCTGTAAACTAAAGTCACCACTAACGAAGTTACAGCCTGCATGTGTTCCAGCCAACTCTGTGATTAATAATCCTTTTTCTAAAGAAGCGATGGCATCCTCTAAAGATGTATTCCCTGCATCAATATAGAAATTCGTTGGATGTATGCCATTTTTAAAGCCATTTCCAGTAGACTGAACGTCGTCTTTTTTAGCTGTTCTTAAGTCATACAAGTACCCTGTTAAGGTCCCCTTATCAATGACCTTCTTATATGTGGTTGCGACACCTTCATCATCAAAACTACCTGATTTACTTGATTTTTTCATGAATGGATCATCAATGATAGACACAAGCTCATTTGCTATTATTTGATCCTTTTTACCTTTAAGTAATGAAACACCTTTTTGCACATTTTGAGCTGAAAACATTGGAACGTGAGGTGCTAGTAAAGCAGTCGAGGCACTATTTTGTAAAATAACTTCATACGCCCCAGATTCAACTGGTTTTGCCCCTAATAAAGCACAAGCTTTTTTAGCGCCTTCTCGAGCAATTTTCTCTAAATCAAAATCATCATAGATATTGCTTTGTTGGTATTCAATCGCTG
This genomic interval carries:
- a CDS encoding ferric reductase-like transmembrane domain-containing protein; translated protein: MSLIIFHITVFVLLATLFSKQIHRYRYIIYSIAAVLILILIDSEVNVLTLGYTGISFFIIVMYTGVLEKGYITKKLRQVRAEYAVLGTLSILPHALIYLEYILDDIGILNISLSPIFGLIAMVIIVPLFITSFHFVRRKMTYVQWKRLHQLSYLFYGLLGLHLILIQNNRQIYYIVIFLGYLILRLWAMVSKYNKHRVLKEN
- a CDS encoding TldD/PmbA family protein; the encoded protein is MNFDTLFALAKEKGIEDLQVYYSGGTSFDIEVFKGSLEKYTIADTAKLSVKGIYDKKMGTVTTEIINSDQFEFIVDSVIASAKAIDNDDEVFIYEGDDHYKEVEGLYNKALEEVDPKRKIEDTLKLEELVKTEDERVTMVQAFYGDGTTNVLIQNSKGLKLEKKVNVGVFGAYVIASDGDDQRTAIEYQQSNIYDDFDLEKIAREGAKKACALLGAKPVESGAYEVILQNSASTALLAPHVPMFSAQNVQKGVSLLKGKKDQIIANELVSIIDDPFMKKSSKSGSFDDEGVATTYKKVIDKGTLTGYLYDLRTAKKDDVQSTGNGFKNGIHPTNFYIDAGNTSLEDAIASLEKGLLITELAGTHAGCNFVSGDFSLQASGYLIENGKKTRPVALITVAGNYLDLLNDVTQVCNDTKMNFSFIGSPSIKIKSLQISGK